Sequence from the Bacillota bacterium genome:
TGAAAGTCGGTATCGGTCCCGGGTCCATCTGCACCACCAGGGTGGTGGCCGGGGTCGGAGTTCCGCAGCTCACGGCGATCATGGACTGCGCGGAGGCTGCCCGGTCCTCAGGCACCAGGATCGTTGCCGACGGGGGCGTCAAGTACTCAGGGGACATAACCAAGGCTCTCGCGGCCGGGGCTCACGCGGTGATGGTCGGGAAGCTCTTCGCGGGCACCGATGAGAGCCCAGGGGAGATGGAGATCTACAAAGGCCGTAGTTTCAAGGTCTACAGGGGAATGGGCTCCATAAGCGCGATGAAGGAAGGATCCTCGGATCGGTACTTCCAGGAAGGCTCCAGAAAACTTGTCCCAGAGGGGATAGAAGGCCGCGTGCCGTACAAAGGAAGCCTGTCGGACACAGTCTATCAGCTGGTTGGTGGACTCCGCGCAGGAATGGGGTATGTGGGCGCGAGAAACCTCACTGAACTCAGGGCCCGCGCCTCGTTTGTGCGCATCACCGGAGCGGGATTACGTGAGAGCCATCCTCACGACGTCTATATCACCAAGGAGGCGCCGAACTACATGATACACGGCGCTGACTACGAAGAATCATGATGCACCTCGAAAGGAGGAAGCCTTCGTGACCACGAGGAAGGCCTGCTTAGCGGGGATTCTCATGATCCTTGCGCTTGTGGCCGTGTCAGTGGGTGGGGTAGCAGCTCAGCCTAACGTCAAGAGTATCATCATCAACCCCAACCCTCCCTACCAGACCAGTATCTGGACTGATCGCAGCTACTACCAGCCGGGCGAAAGGTTGAACATCTACTTCCGGACGAGCGGTGACGCGTGGGTGTATGTGTTCGACATCGATACCCGGGGTAACGTGAGCTTGATCTTCCCCAACATCTACTCGGACTCGAACCACCGGAAGGCCAACGAGACATACGTCCTGCCGGACAACTCCAGGTATAACCTGACGGTGGCCGGCCCGGCGGGAACGGAGCAACTGGTGTTGTTCGCTGTGCCGAGCAAGATCCGGGATGTGGAGTGGCTTCGCCGCTCGCTGGAGCAGGGGACGTTCAGCCCCCAGGTGAACATCAACGTGTCGGCTGACAAGTTCATGATGGAGGTCAAGTCCGTCGTCATCACCCCGAATTTCGGGCAGAACTGGTCGTCCGCAACAACCAGTTTCTCAGTAGGGCCTGGCGCACCTTCGCCGCCTCCATCCCCCCCGCCGCCTCCGACCCCGCCGGTGGTCCGGGGGTCCATAAACGTGACATCGAGCCCGTCCGGGTCCCGGGTGTTCCTTGATGGTGTGGAGCAAGGGACTACCCCTGTGACTCTGTCCGGACTGAGCGCGGGAGTCCATGAGGTGGTGGTCCTGAGGAAGGGTTACTACGCGTTCACAAGGTCT
This genomic interval carries:
- a CDS encoding DUF4384 domain-containing protein, which encodes MTTRKACLAGILMILALVAVSVGGVAAQPNVKSIIINPNPPYQTSIWTDRSYYQPGERLNIYFRTSGDAWVYVFDIDTRGNVSLIFPNIYSDSNHRKANETYVLPDNSRYNLTVAGPAGTEQLVLFAVPSKIRDVEWLRRSLEQGTFSPQVNINVSADKFMMEVKSVVITPNFGQNWSSATTSFSVGPGAPSPPPSPPPPPTPPVVRGSINVTSSPSGSRVFLDGVEQGTTPVTLSGLSAGVHEVVVLRKGYYAFTRSVTITSSNPYQVHANLSRIPDDQPPTSAEVQLISKVVNVKWPNTGPVTEYFSYRGSSGNLVITGDPVLGMMSRVTGSLTVNAVGPIQFVEVTPSGPDAPWPGRVFEKVQYPFRARVTVEDYAVVTGPVFGIEYLDYVRLRVEVWYIGN